In Candidatus Omnitrophota bacterium, a single window of DNA contains:
- a CDS encoding F0F1 ATP synthase subunit gamma: MQKITAINRKIQSTEQMQSVVKTMKVLSAVNIRHYSQAVEALGEFSDNLHGALGLVLERMNLKGRLAGEDTRKSSVGIIVFGSQRGLSGRFNEQVISRAFGEMEKMNASADAALICVGKEVASRIRDRKIDRVFSFPGSDEGIIPLINEMLIRIESWRSTDGIENIYIYNNRPVSGAAFSPGAKRLFPLDEDWLKKLEGKKWPTKMLPLLNTPAEELFSSLIRQHFFVSIYESFMDSLAAENASRLAAMQAAEKNIEEKMDELRSLYNHLRQSSITAELLDIISGFEALEKKR, translated from the coding sequence ATGCAGAAAATAACCGCGATAAACAGGAAGATTCAGAGTACCGAACAGATGCAGTCGGTGGTCAAGACCATGAAAGTGCTTTCGGCGGTCAATATACGCCATTACAGTCAGGCCGTGGAGGCTCTCGGCGAATTCAGTGATAACCTGCACGGCGCCCTAGGGCTGGTACTGGAGAGGATGAACCTTAAGGGGCGTCTGGCCGGAGAGGATACCCGCAAAAGCAGCGTCGGGATCATAGTGTTCGGTTCACAGAGGGGCCTGAGCGGGAGATTCAATGAGCAGGTCATATCCCGCGCATTCGGTGAAATGGAGAAGATGAACGCGAGCGCTGATGCGGCGCTCATTTGCGTGGGCAAAGAGGTCGCCTCGAGGATACGAGATAGAAAAATAGACAGGGTATTTTCCTTCCCCGGTTCCGATGAAGGCATAATCCCGCTCATAAACGAAATGCTCATACGGATAGAGAGCTGGAGAAGCACAGACGGCATCGAGAACATATACATATACAATAACCGGCCGGTATCCGGGGCCGCTTTTTCTCCCGGGGCAAAGAGATTGTTCCCGCTCGACGAGGACTGGCTAAAGAAACTTGAGGGAAAGAAGTGGCCCACGAAAATGCTGCCTTTGCTCAACACGCCCGCGGAAGAATTGTTTTCTTCTCTCATCCGACAGCATTTTTTCGTTTCGATCTATGAGAGTTTCATGGATTCGCTGGCAGCCGAGAACGCCAGCCGCCTCGCGGCTATGCAGGCGGCTGAAAAGAACATAGAAGAGAAAATGGACGAACTGAGGTCCCTTTATAACCATTTGCGCCAGAGCTCAATAACTGCCGAGCTTCTGGACATCATTTCAGGCTTCGAGGCGCTGGAAAAGAAGAGGTGA
- a CDS encoding DUF362 domain-containing protein: MKSRVVIIDEMNPEKAVTKALEEMEGLDGLFRGKHVAVKPNDTWASDDDNSACTRPDTLKGALRHIKHFNPRKITVTGGAGAGQTDKIFSLLGLDKVIREEDVEFFDHNRGPFREVSLDHGPQKSVMVNPYVLEYDTVVSLAQHKVHDSAVVTLGLKNIAMSYPAADYYGHPRNKKEHPHNFFRDLHSFIAGMCARFTIDLGIISGFPAMTGKGPIGGNAFDSGLVIASTDPVACDRIGSEVLGRGEAPYVRIAGELGLGRWELGDIDCYPLTLDEAKDIFTSRQSAS, encoded by the coding sequence GTGAAAAGCAGAGTAGTCATCATTGATGAGATGAATCCCGAAAAAGCCGTTACGAAAGCTCTGGAAGAGATGGAGGGGCTGGACGGGCTTTTCAGGGGCAAGCATGTGGCGGTCAAGCCCAACGACACCTGGGCCAGTGATGACGACAACAGCGCCTGCACCCGGCCGGATACGCTCAAGGGGGCACTCCGCCATATAAAACACTTCAACCCCCGAAAGATCACGGTGACCGGCGGAGCGGGAGCCGGCCAGACCGATAAGATCTTTTCCCTGCTCGGCCTGGATAAGGTCATCCGGGAAGAAGACGTCGAGTTCTTCGATCATAACCGGGGGCCCTTCCGGGAAGTCTCGCTTGACCATGGTCCCCAAAAAAGCGTCATGGTCAATCCGTATGTTCTTGAATACGACACGGTAGTATCCCTGGCCCAGCACAAGGTACATGACAGCGCAGTGGTGACGCTCGGCCTTAAGAATATCGCCATGTCCTATCCGGCTGCCGATTATTACGGGCATCCGAGGAATAAGAAGGAGCATCCGCATAATTTCTTCAGAGATCTTCATTCGTTCATCGCTGGCATGTGCGCGAGGTTCACGATAGATCTTGGTATAATCTCGGGATTTCCGGCCATGACCGGAAAAGGTCCGATCGGCGGGAATGCCTTCGATTCGGGACTTGTCATTGCTTCCACTGACCCGGTGGCCTGCGACAGGATAGGATCTGAGGTTCTCGGGCGTGGTGAAGCGCCTTACGTGCGCATTGCCGGCGAACTGGGGCTGGGCAGGTGGGAGCTCGGTGATATAGACTGTTATCCGCTTACCCTGGATGAGGCAAAGGATATATTCACATCCAGACAAAGCGCATCGTAA
- a CDS encoding acylphosphatase, with translation MSKKRAHVTIKGRVQGVFFRTTAEEKASSLGISGWITNRRDGTVEGLFEGEEEAVDEMVSWCYEGSGPADVRDVDVKEEEYTGELNGFSVR, from the coding sequence ATGTCCAAGAAACGAGCCCATGTAACGATAAAAGGAAGAGTGCAGGGGGTCTTTTTTCGGACAACCGCCGAGGAAAAGGCTTCTTCCTTGGGTATCTCCGGTTGGATCACCAACAGAAGGGACGGTACGGTGGAAGGGCTTTTCGAAGGTGAAGAAGAGGCGGTTGATGAAATGGTCTCATGGTGCTACGAGGGTTCAGGACCCGCTGACGTGAGGGACGTAGACGTAAAGGAAGAAGAATATACGGGTGAGCTTAACGGTTTCAGTGTGAGGTGA
- a CDS encoding SDR family oxidoreductase, producing the protein MPETFPPQHQERSPGLEKDMIPKPLCKGEWYMGSGKLKGKVAIITGGDSGIGRSVAIFFAREGADIAIVYYDEHEDARKTAQMVEEEGGKVILLPGDVGKSSFCEEVVRKTLDKFRKIDILVNNAAHQPFQDNIESLTDEQLERTFKTNIFSYFFLTRSAVKHLKPGSCVINTSSVVAYRGTTHLLDYSATKGAEVAFTRSLALLFAEKEIRVNAVAPGPIWTPLTPSTYPPEYMPDFGEQTVMKRAGQPEEVAPSYVFLASRDSSYMTGQVLHPNGGEIING; encoded by the coding sequence ATGCCAGAAACATTCCCCCCCCAGCACCAGGAAAGGTCACCGGGACTTGAGAAGGACATGATACCGAAACCTCTTTGCAAGGGCGAATGGTACATGGGAAGCGGAAAGCTCAAGGGAAAGGTCGCTATCATCACCGGCGGCGATAGCGGTATAGGACGGTCTGTCGCGATCTTTTTCGCACGGGAGGGCGCCGATATTGCCATAGTGTATTATGACGAGCATGAGGACGCGCGAAAGACCGCCCAGATGGTGGAAGAGGAAGGAGGAAAGGTCATTCTGCTGCCCGGGGACGTGGGCAAGTCCTCTTTCTGTGAGGAGGTCGTGCGGAAAACCCTGGATAAATTCCGGAAAATAGACATACTGGTGAATAACGCGGCGCATCAGCCTTTCCAGGATAACATAGAGAGCCTTACCGACGAACAGCTTGAGAGGACCTTCAAAACGAACATATTTTCATATTTCTTTCTCACAAGGTCCGCGGTCAAGCACTTAAAGCCGGGCAGCTGTGTGATAAATACCAGCTCGGTCGTAGCTTACAGGGGCACTACGCATCTATTGGATTACAGCGCCACCAAAGGCGCGGAGGTGGCGTTCACCCGCTCTTTGGCACTGCTTTTCGCGGAAAAAGAGATACGCGTTAATGCCGTCGCACCGGGACCGATCTGGACGCCTTTGACCCCGTCAACGTATCCTCCTGAATACATGCCGGATTTCGGGGAGCAGACCGTCATGAAAAGGGCGGGGCAGCCGGAAGAGGTCGCGCCCTCGTATGTTTTTCTGGCCAGCCGGGACTCATCCTACATGACCGGCCAGGTCCTTCATCCCAACGGGGGTGAGATAATCAATGGCTGA
- a CDS encoding amino acid permease has translation MRSSPRSWLRQHGFWIFWNRRSVNKTPSSSTGESIRRLGARVTKDDLKIVLGRWDSVAIVIAIVIGVGIFRVPSEVATYIKSPWLIMVAWLAGGLISLVGALCYAELASTFPETGGNYVYLKKSYGPLTAFLFGWSELLVIRAGSLAAVAFIFAEYLASFLGADKLLVKPFAVFSIVLLGVVNIAGLRQSKRTQNFFVVVKLLALVALIFLGFISGEGDYGRFRMSFEGGGGDTLYFFGVALIPILWTYGGWHENVFVAGETINARTTLPFALVTGIVSVIVLYLGANALYLYLFPPEAIQRTDIVAAKVFTLLHTRYGRKIFESVVIVSSIATINSMIMTGSRITYAMARDLRYFRYFNRLSKRQATPYRAIIVLAVWSVLLVLWGTFNRLLYFAGFLVWIFFALVVAGLIILRYKYPDKKRPYAVWGYPFLPAAFMMVSFALAVVSFASHVQTSLAGLAILAAGLPLYYFSKRKE, from the coding sequence TTGCGGTCATCGCCGCGCAGCTGGCTCCGGCAGCACGGTTTCTGGATCTTCTGGAATCGAAGATCCGTAAATAAAACACCTTCGAGTTCTACTGGTGAATCGATCCGTCGATTAGGAGCTAGAGTGACGAAGGACGATCTAAAAATAGTACTTGGAAGATGGGATTCGGTGGCCATAGTTATTGCCATAGTCATCGGCGTCGGTATCTTCAGGGTCCCTTCCGAGGTCGCCACGTACATAAAAAGCCCCTGGCTGATTATGGTCGCTTGGCTTGCGGGGGGCCTCATCTCTCTGGTGGGAGCGCTTTGTTACGCGGAACTTGCTTCTACTTTTCCCGAGACAGGCGGCAACTATGTATACCTTAAGAAGAGTTACGGGCCCTTGACCGCTTTCCTTTTCGGGTGGTCGGAACTTTTGGTGATAAGGGCGGGGTCATTGGCTGCGGTCGCTTTCATCTTCGCCGAATACCTGGCTTCCTTCCTGGGGGCGGACAAGCTCCTCGTAAAGCCCTTTGCGGTATTCTCTATAGTTCTGCTGGGTGTGGTGAACATCGCCGGTCTCCGGCAGAGCAAGAGAACCCAGAACTTTTTCGTGGTGGTCAAGCTTCTGGCGCTTGTCGCGCTCATATTTCTCGGCTTCATATCCGGTGAAGGTGACTACGGCAGATTCCGGATGTCCTTTGAAGGCGGGGGAGGAGATACTTTATATTTTTTCGGTGTGGCCCTTATCCCCATACTGTGGACATATGGGGGATGGCATGAGAATGTCTTTGTCGCCGGAGAGACGATAAACGCCAGAACGACCCTGCCCTTTGCGCTTGTCACTGGTATAGTTTCGGTCATAGTGCTGTACCTGGGGGCGAACGCTCTTTATCTTTATCTTTTTCCGCCAGAAGCGATCCAGCGAACCGATATCGTCGCCGCGAAAGTGTTCACGCTGCTTCACACCCGCTATGGCAGGAAGATCTTCGAATCGGTCGTGATAGTATCCTCGATAGCGACCATTAATTCGATGATAATGACCGGTTCAAGAATAACCTATGCCATGGCTCGAGACTTAAGGTATTTTAGATACTTCAACCGCCTCAGCAAGAGGCAGGCGACGCCCTACCGGGCGATCATCGTTCTTGCGGTATGGTCGGTGTTACTCGTTCTGTGGGGGACATTTAACAGGCTTTTGTATTTCGCGGGGTTTCTTGTATGGATATTCTTCGCCCTGGTAGTCGCCGGTCTTATCATTCTCCGCTATAAATACCCTGATAAGAAAAGGCCCTACGCGGTGTGGGGATACCCTTTTCTGCCGGCAGCTTTCATGATGGTTTCATTTGCTCTTGCCGTGGTCTCTTTCGCTTCGCATGTTCAAACCTCTCTTGCCGGGCTGGCGATCCTTGCCGCTGGATTGCCGCTGTATTATTTCTCGAAGAGAAAGGAATAA
- the gap gene encoding type I glyceraldehyde-3-phosphate dehydrogenase has product MKRVAINGLGRIGRAALKIIISRPEFELVAVNDLVPTDNLAYLLQYDTVYGRYEKEVSYEEDDLCIDGKEHKVLHMKDPAQLPWKDLDVDIVFECTGVFGKKEELEKHVKAGAKKVILSAPSKSEEVLTIVHGVNVQEGEDNIISCASCTTNCITPVVEVMSRRIGIKKAVMTTIHAYTSTQAIVDSPASKWRRGRAAACNLVPTSTGAAKATIKVLPQYEGKFDGVAVRAPVPVGSVADLVFVTERETTEEEVNSIFIEESQTQRYKGVLGVAKIPVVSSDIIKDPRASIFDPDMTRVIDGDLVKVMSWYDNEWGYANQMVNEALKGK; this is encoded by the coding sequence ATGAAACGCGTGGCTATAAACGGATTGGGAAGAATAGGGCGCGCGGCGCTCAAAATAATCATCTCCAGGCCGGAATTCGAGCTGGTGGCCGTGAATGATCTTGTTCCGACCGATAACCTGGCGTACCTTCTGCAGTACGACACGGTTTACGGCAGGTACGAAAAGGAAGTATCGTACGAAGAGGACGATCTCTGCATAGACGGTAAGGAGCACAAGGTGCTTCACATGAAGGACCCGGCGCAACTTCCGTGGAAAGACCTTGATGTGGATATCGTTTTCGAATGCACGGGCGTTTTCGGGAAAAAAGAAGAGCTGGAGAAACACGTGAAAGCCGGGGCAAAAAAGGTGATACTTTCAGCCCCTTCAAAATCGGAAGAAGTGCTTACGATCGTTCACGGAGTCAATGTCCAGGAGGGAGAGGATAATATCATCTCCTGCGCAAGCTGCACGACCAACTGCATAACGCCCGTGGTGGAGGTCATGTCGAGGAGGATCGGCATAAAAAAAGCGGTAATGACAACCATACACGCGTATACATCCACCCAGGCGATCGTGGATTCACCGGCGAGTAAATGGCGCCGGGGCAGGGCCGCGGCCTGCAACCTGGTGCCTACTTCAACGGGAGCGGCAAAGGCCACCATAAAGGTGCTCCCCCAATATGAGGGGAAATTCGACGGCGTTGCCGTAAGGGCTCCCGTTCCGGTGGGTTCGGTGGCGGACCTTGTCTTCGTCACCGAGAGAGAGACCACTGAAGAGGAGGTCAACTCCATATTCATAGAAGAGTCCCAGACCCAGAGATATAAGGGCGTTCTGGGCGTCGCCAAGATACCGGTGGTCTCATCCGACATCATAAAAGATCCCAGGGCGTCAATTTTTGACCCGGACATGACAAGGGTCATTGACGGCGATCTGGTCAAGGTGATGAGCTGGTATGACAACGAATGGGGATATGCCAACCAGATGGTGAACGAAGCCTTAAAAGGAAAGTAA
- a CDS encoding BON domain-containing protein — protein MKELRIIFVCLVLVAAVVILPGAGSIIAGAQEGKITDEEITRQVESELLYDPGVASHLVDVKTYEGVVTLSGSVDNILAKERAGRISETVKGARSVVNEIEVRPLGRGDMDIRRDIEKALQLDPAADSYEVTVRVEEGSVTLTGQVDSWAEKSLAGRVAKGVAGVKEVDNVISVVYKKERPDFEIKSDIQQKLEKDIYVASGLIDISVNDGDVTLSGSVGSAFEKTRAVLDSWVAGVESVNDQKLEVVPVFEDKMQRKGEIVVKGDEKIEQAVKDTLKYDPRVNSFDIDVSADEGVVTLRGKVDNFAARRAATRDVRNTAGVVSVINFIKVRPLKAPDDAIIAGNVRSAMEWDPYLEKYEISVTVRNQKAYLYGVVDTYFEKRRASDVASRVFGVADVQNNLTVSYVWPLKSDKAIKRDVQDQLFWSLLVDSTDIQVEVDDGTVTLKGQVYDWAELDAAVQNAFEGGAYKVESELNIKGQEETYPAIYDFYDYYWWMD, from the coding sequence ATGAAAGAACTTAGGATAATATTCGTTTGTTTGGTTCTCGTGGCGGCAGTTGTGATCCTTCCCGGAGCGGGTAGCATCATCGCCGGCGCGCAGGAAGGAAAAATAACGGACGAGGAGATAACCCGCCAGGTGGAGAGCGAACTTCTGTACGATCCCGGCGTGGCTTCACACCTCGTCGATGTCAAGACCTATGAGGGGGTTGTCACCTTATCAGGGTCGGTCGATAACATCCTGGCGAAAGAAAGGGCCGGTCGGATATCCGAAACCGTAAAAGGCGCCAGGAGCGTTGTCAACGAGATCGAGGTCAGGCCCCTTGGAAGAGGTGATATGGATATACGAAGGGATATTGAAAAGGCTCTCCAGCTCGATCCGGCGGCGGATTCGTACGAGGTTACCGTTCGGGTGGAAGAAGGAAGCGTTACTCTCACCGGCCAAGTGGATTCCTGGGCGGAAAAGTCCCTTGCCGGAAGAGTGGCCAAAGGTGTTGCGGGCGTCAAGGAGGTGGACAACGTCATAAGTGTAGTCTACAAGAAAGAAAGACCCGATTTCGAGATAAAGAGCGACATACAGCAGAAACTTGAGAAGGATATTTATGTCGCATCCGGACTGATAGACATCTCGGTGAATGACGGTGACGTGACCCTTTCGGGCAGTGTCGGAAGCGCCTTCGAGAAGACACGGGCTGTGCTTGACTCCTGGGTCGCCGGGGTGGAATCCGTCAATGACCAGAAGCTCGAGGTCGTCCCGGTATTCGAGGACAAAATGCAAAGAAAGGGAGAGATTGTTGTAAAAGGGGATGAGAAGATCGAACAGGCGGTAAAAGATACCCTGAAATACGACCCGAGGGTGAATTCTTTCGATATAGACGTTTCCGCTGATGAAGGTGTGGTGACCCTGCGCGGCAAGGTCGATAACTTCGCCGCCAGGCGTGCCGCCACCAGGGACGTCAGAAATACCGCGGGAGTTGTCAGTGTGATAAATTTCATAAAGGTGCGGCCGCTCAAGGCGCCCGATGACGCTATAATAGCGGGTAACGTAAGAAGTGCCATGGAATGGGACCCTTATCTTGAGAAGTACGAGATCAGCGTGACCGTGCGCAACCAGAAAGCGTATCTCTACGGCGTGGTGGATACCTATTTCGAAAAGAGAAGGGCCAGTGATGTCGCTTCGCGTGTTTTCGGGGTGGCCGATGTCCAGAACAACCTCACTGTCAGTTATGTCTGGCCCCTTAAGAGCGACAAGGCCATTAAGAGGGATGTCCAGGACCAGCTTTTCTGGAGTCTTTTGGTCGATTCCACCGATATACAGGTGGAGGTGGATGATGGCACGGTGACCCTCAAGGGCCAGGTCTATGACTGGGCGGAACTTGACGCGGCTGTGCAGAACGCTTTCGAAGGTGGAGCTTACAAGGTCGAAAGCGAGCTTAACATAAAGGGCCAGGAAGAGACCTATCCGGCCATCTACGACTTTTATGATTACTACTGGTGGATGGATTGA